A DNA window from Bradyrhizobium barranii subsp. barranii contains the following coding sequences:
- the rplC gene encoding 50S ribosomal protein L3, translating into MRSGVIAQKVGMTRVFTEAGEHIPVTVLKLGNCQVVGHRTEEKNGYVALQLGSGSRKTVYMPKAERGQFAVAKVEPKRQVEEFRVSADAMIPVGAEILADHFVVGQFVDVTGTSVGKGFAGGMKRWNFGGLRATHGVSVSHRSIGSTGGRQDPGKTWKNKKMPGHMGVDRITTLNLRVVQLDVERGLILVEGAVPGSKGGWIRVRDAVKKPLPKDAPKPGKFKVAGEADAAPAAQEA; encoded by the coding sequence ATGCGCTCCGGAGTGATCGCACAAAAGGTCGGGATGACGCGGGTCTTTACAGAGGCCGGCGAACATATCCCCGTGACCGTGCTGAAGCTCGGCAATTGCCAGGTCGTAGGCCACCGCACTGAAGAGAAGAACGGTTACGTCGCGCTCCAGCTTGGTTCTGGCAGCCGCAAGACCGTGTACATGCCCAAGGCAGAGCGCGGCCAGTTCGCGGTCGCCAAGGTCGAGCCGAAGCGGCAGGTTGAGGAATTCCGCGTCTCCGCGGATGCCATGATCCCCGTTGGCGCCGAGATCCTTGCCGACCACTTCGTCGTCGGCCAGTTCGTCGACGTCACCGGCACCTCGGTCGGTAAGGGCTTCGCCGGCGGTATGAAGCGCTGGAACTTCGGCGGTCTGCGCGCCACCCACGGTGTGTCGGTCTCGCACCGCTCGATCGGTTCGACCGGTGGCCGTCAGGACCCCGGCAAGACCTGGAAGAACAAGAAGATGCCCGGCCACATGGGTGTCGACCGCATCACCACGCTCAACCTTCGAGTCGTTCAGCTCGATGTCGAGCGCGGCCTGATCCTCGTCGAAGGCGCCGTTCCCGGCTCCAAGGGCGGCTGGATCCGCGTGCGCGACGCTGTCAAGAAGCCGCTGCCGAAGGATGCTCCGAAGCCCGGCAAGTTCAAGGTTGCTGGCGAAGCGGACGCTGCTCCGGCTGCGCAGGAGGCGTGA
- the rplD gene encoding 50S ribosomal protein L4 has protein sequence MELKVTTLEGKEAGSVQLSDAIFGLEPRQDIIARCVQWQLNKRQAGTHKAKGRAEIWRTGKKMYKQKGTGGARHGSARVPQFRGGGRAFGPVVRSHATDLPKKVRALALKHALSAKAKDGDLLVIDKAALEAAKTKALLGHFSGLGLTNALIIDGAELNNGFAAAARNIPNMDVLPIQGINVYDILRRQKLVLTKAAIDALEARFK, from the coding sequence ATGGAATTGAAGGTCACGACCCTCGAAGGTAAGGAAGCCGGCTCGGTCCAGCTTTCCGACGCCATTTTCGGCCTCGAGCCGCGCCAGGACATCATTGCGCGTTGCGTGCAGTGGCAGCTCAACAAGCGTCAGGCCGGCACTCACAAGGCCAAGGGCCGCGCCGAGATCTGGCGCACCGGCAAGAAGATGTACAAGCAGAAGGGCACCGGCGGTGCTCGTCACGGCTCGGCCCGCGTGCCGCAGTTCCGCGGCGGTGGCCGTGCCTTCGGTCCGGTGGTGCGTTCGCACGCCACCGACCTGCCGAAGAAGGTCCGCGCGCTTGCCCTCAAGCATGCGCTGTCGGCCAAGGCCAAGGACGGCGATCTGCTGGTGATCGACAAGGCCGCGCTGGAAGCCGCGAAGACCAAGGCGCTGCTCGGCCACTTCTCGGGCCTCGGCTTGACCAACGCGCTGATCATCGACGGCGCCGAGCTCAACAACGGCTTTGCCGCTGCGGCCCGCAACATCCCGAACATGGACGTGCTGCCGATCCAGGGCATCAACGTCTATGACATCCTGCGCCGTCAGAAGCTCGTTCTGACCAAGGCCGCCATCGATGCGCTGGAGGCGCGCTTCAAATGA
- the rplV gene encoding 50S ribosomal protein L22: MSKPKRERSLAENEAKAVARMLRVSPQKLNLVAQLIRGRKAAAALADLQFSRKRIAVDVKKCLESAIANAENNHDLDVDDLVVAQAFVGNGLVMKRFAARGRGRSGRVYKPFSQLTIIVRQVEAEAAAA; the protein is encoded by the coding sequence ATGAGCAAACCTAAGCGCGAACGGAGCCTCGCCGAGAACGAGGCCAAGGCGGTCGCCCGGATGCTGCGGGTGAGCCCGCAGAAGCTCAACCTGGTCGCCCAGCTCATTCGCGGCCGGAAGGCGGCTGCTGCGCTCGCCGACCTGCAGTTTTCGCGCAAGCGGATCGCGGTTGACGTGAAGAAGTGCCTGGAATCGGCTATCGCCAATGCCGAGAACAACCACGACCTCGATGTCGACGATCTCGTCGTGGCGCAGGCGTTCGTCGGCAACGGCCTCGTGATGAAGCGCTTTGCCGCCCGCGGCCGTGGCCGCTCGGGCCGTGTCTACAAACCATTTTCGCAGCTGACGATCATTGTTCGTCAGGTCGAAGCCGAAGCAGCAGCGGCTTAA
- the rplP gene encoding 50S ribosomal protein L16: MMQPKKTKFRKAHKGRIHGVASSGATLAFGQFGLKATEPERVTARQIEAARRALTRHMKRAGRVWIRVFPDVPVSKKPAEVRMGSGKGAPELWVARVKPGRVLFEIDGVNTQTAREALTLAAAKLPIKTRFVERIAE, encoded by the coding sequence ATGATGCAACCTAAGAAAACGAAGTTCCGGAAGGCGCATAAGGGCCGTATCCACGGCGTTGCGTCTTCGGGTGCGACGTTGGCCTTCGGCCAGTTCGGCCTGAAGGCGACCGAGCCGGAGCGCGTTACCGCGCGCCAGATCGAAGCCGCTCGCCGCGCGCTGACCCGCCACATGAAGCGCGCCGGCCGCGTCTGGATCCGCGTGTTCCCCGACGTTCCGGTGTCGAAGAAGCCGGCCGAAGTCCGCATGGGCTCCGGCAAGGGTGCTCCGGAACTGTGGGTCGCGCGCGTCAAGCCCGGCCGGGTGCTGTTCGAGATCGACGGCGTCAACACCCAGACGGCGCGTGAAGCGCTGACCCTGGCGGCCGCCAAGCTGCCGATCAAGACGCGCTTCGTCGAGCGCATTGCGGAGTAA
- the rplX gene encoding 50S ribosomal protein L24: MAAKIRKGDKVVVLTGRDKGRTGEVFEVRPDAGTALVRGINMVKRHQKQTQAQEGGIISKESPIQLSNIAFVGKDGKPTRVGFKILADGKKVRIAKSSGAEIDG, from the coding sequence ATGGCTGCGAAGATCCGCAAGGGCGACAAGGTCGTCGTGCTGACCGGTCGCGACAAGGGTCGCACCGGCGAAGTATTCGAGGTTCGCCCGGACGCCGGCACGGCGCTGGTGCGCGGTATCAACATGGTCAAGCGTCATCAGAAGCAGACGCAGGCCCAGGAGGGCGGCATCATCTCGAAGGAGTCGCCGATCCAACTGTCCAACATCGCGTTCGTCGGCAAGGATGGAAAGCCGACCCGCGTCGGATTCAAGATTCTGGCGGACGGCAAGAAGGTCCGCATCGCCAAGAGCTCGGGAGCTGAGATCGATGGCTGA
- the rpsS gene encoding 30S ribosomal protein S19 translates to MVRSVWKGPFVEGSLLKKADAARASGRHDVIKIWSRRSTILPQFVGLTFGVYNGQKHVPVAVNEEMVGHKFGEFSPTRTFHGHSGDKKAKKA, encoded by the coding sequence ATGGTTCGTTCAGTCTGGAAAGGCCCGTTCGTCGAGGGTTCTCTGCTCAAGAAGGCAGATGCCGCCCGCGCGTCCGGCCGTCACGACGTCATCAAGATCTGGAGCCGTCGCTCGACGATCCTGCCGCAGTTCGTCGGCCTGACCTTCGGTGTCTACAACGGTCAGAAGCACGTCCCGGTGGCCGTCAACGAGGAAATGGTCGGTCACAAGTTCGGCGAGTTCTCGCCGACCCGGACCTTCCATGGCCACTCCGGGGACAAGAAAGCCAAGAAGGCTTGA
- the rpmC gene encoding 50S ribosomal protein L29, which produces MAQMKIEDIRALSPDQQDDAILNLKKERFNLRFQRATGQLENTSRLREARRDIARIKTVAAQKRAKEK; this is translated from the coding sequence ATGGCCCAGATGAAGATCGAAGACATCCGTGCATTGAGCCCTGATCAGCAGGATGACGCCATCCTGAATCTGAAGAAGGAGCGCTTCAACCTGCGCTTCCAGCGCGCCACCGGGCAGCTCGAGAACACCTCGCGCCTGCGCGAGGCTCGCCGTGACATCGCCCGCATCAAGACCGTCGCCGCGCAGAAGCGCGCGAAAGAGAAGTAA
- a CDS encoding 50S ribosomal protein L23 gives MTKNIEPRHYDVILSPVVTEKATIASEHNKVLFKVAAKATKPQIKEAIEKLFDVKVKSVNTLVRKGKTKIFRGNLGSQSNSKRAIVTLEEGHRIDVTTGL, from the coding sequence ATGACGAAGAACATCGAGCCTCGCCACTACGACGTGATCTTGTCGCCGGTCGTGACCGAAAAGGCGACGATCGCCTCGGAGCACAACAAGGTCCTGTTCAAGGTGGCAGCGAAGGCGACCAAGCCGCAGATCAAGGAAGCGATCGAGAAGCTGTTCGACGTCAAGGTCAAGAGCGTCAACACGCTGGTCCGCAAGGGCAAGACCAAGATCTTCCGCGGCAATCTCGGCTCGCAGTCGAACAGCAAGCGCGCGATCGTGACCCTCGAAGAGGGCCACCGGATCGACGTGACCACCGGTCTGTAA
- the rplB gene encoding 50S ribosomal protein L2, whose amino-acid sequence MALKKFNPTTPGQRQLVMVDRSALYKGKPVKALTEGKHSSGGRNNTGRITVRFRGGGHKQTLRIVDFKRDKVDAPATVERLEYDPNRTAFIALVKYEDGTQAYILAPQRLAVGDSVVAGNYVDVKPGNVMPLGNMPVGTIIHNIEVKIGKGGQLARSAGTYAQLVGRDHDYVIIRLNSGEQRLVHGRCRGTIGAVSNPDHMNTSIGKAGRNRWLGRKPHNRGVSMNPIDHPHGGGEGRTSGGRHPVTPWGKPTKGKKTRSNKSTNKFILLSRHKRKK is encoded by the coding sequence ATGGCACTGAAAAAATTCAATCCCACGACGCCGGGCCAGCGCCAGCTGGTCATGGTCGATCGTTCGGCCCTCTACAAGGGCAAGCCGGTCAAGGCGCTCACCGAGGGCAAGCACTCCTCGGGCGGTCGCAACAACACCGGTCGCATCACCGTGCGCTTCCGCGGCGGCGGTCACAAGCAGACGCTGCGCATCGTCGACTTCAAGCGCGACAAGGTCGATGCGCCCGCGACGGTCGAGCGGCTGGAATACGATCCGAACCGCACCGCGTTCATCGCGCTGGTCAAGTACGAAGACGGCACCCAGGCCTATATCCTGGCGCCGCAGCGCCTTGCCGTCGGTGATTCCGTGGTTGCCGGCAACTATGTCGACGTGAAGCCGGGCAACGTCATGCCGCTCGGCAACATGCCGGTTGGCACGATCATCCACAACATCGAGGTCAAGATCGGGAAGGGCGGCCAGCTCGCTCGTTCCGCCGGCACCTATGCCCAGCTCGTCGGCCGCGACCACGACTACGTGATCATCCGCCTGAACTCGGGCGAGCAGCGCCTGGTGCATGGCCGTTGCCGCGGCACGATCGGCGCGGTGTCGAACCCGGATCACATGAACACCTCGATCGGCAAGGCCGGCCGCAACCGTTGGCTGGGCCGCAAGCCGCATAACCGCGGTGTCTCGATGAACCCGATCGACCATCCGCACGGCGGTGGTGAAGGTCGTACCTCGGGCGGTCGCCACCCGGTCACCCCGTGGGGCAAGCCGACCAAGGGCAAGAAGACCCGCAGCAACAAGTCGACCAACAAATTCATTCTCCTAAGCCGCCACAAGCGGAAGAAGTAA
- the rpsJ gene encoding 30S ribosomal protein S10, whose product MNGQNIRIRLKAFDHRILDTSTREIVNTAKRTGAQVRGPIPLPTRIEKFTVNRSPHVDKKSREQFEMRTHKRLLDIVDPTPQTVDALMKLDLAAGVDVEIKL is encoded by the coding sequence ATGAACGGCCAAAACATTCGTATCCGTCTCAAGGCGTTCGACCATCGTATCCTCGATACGTCGACCCGCGAGATCGTGAACACGGCGAAGCGCACCGGCGCGCAGGTCCGCGGACCCATTCCGCTGCCCACCCGCATCGAGAAGTTCACCGTCAACCGTTCGCCTCACGTCGACAAGAAGAGCCGCGAGCAGTTCGAGATGCGCACTCACAAGCGCCTGCTCGACATCGTCGATCCGACCCCGCAGACCGTCGATGCTTTGATGAAGCTCGACCTGGCCGCCGGTGTCGACGTCGAGATCAAGCTCTAA
- the tuf gene encoding elongation factor Tu — protein MAKAKFERNKPHCNIGTIGHVDHGKTSLTAAITKILAETGGATFTAYDQIDKAPEEKARGITISTAHVEYETKNRHYAHVDCPGHADYVKNMITGAAQMDGAILVVSAADGPMPQTREHILLARQVGVPALVVFLNKCDMVDDPELLELVELEVRELLSKYDFPGDKIPIIKGSALAALEDSDKKLGHDAILELMKNVDEYIPQPERPVDQPFLMPVEDVFSISGRGTVVTGRVERGIVKVGEEIEIVGLRATQKTTVTGVEMFRKLLDQGQAGDNIGALLRGTKREDVERGQVLCKPGSVKPHTKFKAEAYILTKEEGGRHTPFFTNYRPQFYFRTTDVTGVVHLPEGTEMVMPGDNIAMEVHLIVPIAMEEKLRFAIREGGRTVGAGVVASIIE, from the coding sequence ATGGCCAAAGCAAAGTTTGAACGTAACAAACCGCACTGTAACATCGGCACCATCGGTCACGTCGACCATGGCAAGACGTCGTTGACGGCTGCGATCACCAAGATCCTCGCCGAGACCGGCGGTGCGACGTTCACGGCGTACGACCAGATCGACAAGGCGCCGGAAGAGAAGGCGCGCGGCATCACGATCTCGACGGCGCACGTCGAGTACGAGACCAAGAACCGCCACTATGCCCACGTCGACTGCCCCGGCCACGCCGACTACGTGAAGAACATGATCACCGGCGCCGCCCAGATGGACGGTGCGATCCTGGTCGTGTCGGCCGCTGACGGCCCGATGCCGCAGACCCGCGAGCACATCCTGCTCGCCCGCCAGGTCGGCGTGCCCGCGCTCGTCGTGTTCCTCAACAAGTGCGACATGGTCGACGATCCGGAACTCCTCGAGCTCGTCGAGCTCGAAGTCCGCGAGCTGCTCTCGAAGTACGACTTCCCGGGCGACAAGATCCCGATCATCAAGGGTTCGGCGCTCGCCGCTCTCGAAGATTCCGACAAGAAGCTCGGCCATGACGCCATCCTCGAGCTGATGAAGAATGTCGACGAGTACATTCCGCAGCCGGAGCGTCCGGTCGACCAGCCCTTCCTGATGCCGGTTGAAGACGTGTTCTCGATCTCGGGCCGCGGCACCGTCGTGACCGGCCGTGTCGAGCGCGGCATCGTCAAGGTCGGCGAGGAAATCGAGATCGTCGGTCTGCGCGCCACGCAGAAGACCACGGTCACGGGCGTCGAAATGTTCCGCAAGCTGCTCGATCAGGGCCAGGCCGGCGACAACATCGGTGCGCTGCTCCGCGGCACCAAGCGCGAGGACGTCGAGCGCGGCCAGGTGCTGTGCAAGCCGGGTTCGGTCAAGCCGCACACCAAGTTCAAGGCTGAGGCCTACATCCTCACCAAGGAAGAGGGCGGTCGCCACACCCCGTTCTTCACCAACTACCGTCCGCAGTTCTACTTCCGCACCACCGACGTGACCGGTGTCGTGCATCTGCCGGAAGGCACCGAGATGGTGATGCCGGGCGACAACATTGCGATGGAAGTGCACCTGATCGTGCCGATCGCGATGGAAGAGAAGCTCCGCTTCGCGATCCGCGAAGGTGGCCGCACCGTCGGCGCCGGCGTCGTCGCCTCGATCATCGAGTAA
- the rpsQ gene encoding 30S ribosomal protein S17, translated as MPKRTLQGVVVSDKTAKTVVVRVDRRFTHPIYKKTIRRSKNYHAHDEDNQFKPGDMVWIEETKPISKLKRWIVIRGEHKKSA; from the coding sequence ATGCCGAAACGTACTTTGCAAGGCGTGGTCGTCAGCGACAAGACTGCCAAGACCGTTGTGGTGCGCGTCGATCGCCGCTTCACGCACCCGATCTACAAGAAGACGATCCGCCGTTCGAAGAACTACCACGCGCACGACGAGGACAACCAGTTCAAGCCGGGCGACATGGTGTGGATCGAGGAAACCAAGCCGATTTCGAAGTTGAAGCGCTGGATCGTGATCCGGGGCGAACACAAGAAAAGCGCCTGA
- the rpsC gene encoding 30S ribosomal protein S3, translated as MGQKINPIGLRLGINRTWDSRWFAGKQEYGKLLHEDVKIREILHKELKQAAVARIVIERPHKKCRVTIHSARPGVVIGKKGADIDKLRKKVADITSSDVVINIVEIRKPELDATLVAESIAQQLERRVAFRRAMKRAVQSAMRLGAEGIRINCSGRLGGAEIARMEWYREGRVPLHTLRADIDYGVATAFTTFGTCGVKVWIFKGEILEHDPMAQDKRMAEGETGGGGDRGGRGRRDNAAA; from the coding sequence ATGGGTCAAAAGATCAATCCAATCGGTCTGCGTCTCGGCATCAACCGGACCTGGGATTCCCGCTGGTTCGCCGGCAAGCAGGAATACGGCAAGCTGCTGCACGAGGACGTCAAGATCCGCGAGATCCTGCACAAGGAGCTCAAGCAGGCGGCCGTCGCCCGCATCGTGATCGAGCGTCCGCACAAGAAGTGCCGCGTCACCATCCACTCGGCTCGTCCGGGCGTGGTGATCGGCAAGAAGGGCGCCGACATCGATAAGCTGCGCAAGAAGGTCGCGGACATCACCTCGTCCGACGTCGTCATCAACATCGTCGAGATCCGCAAGCCGGAGCTCGATGCGACGCTGGTGGCCGAGTCGATCGCGCAGCAGCTCGAGCGCCGCGTGGCGTTCCGCCGTGCCATGAAGCGCGCCGTGCAGTCGGCGATGCGTCTCGGCGCGGAAGGCATCCGCATCAACTGCTCGGGTCGTCTGGGCGGCGCGGAAATCGCGCGCATGGAGTGGTACCGCGAAGGTCGCGTGCCGCTGCACACGCTGCGCGCCGACATCGACTACGGCGTTGCGACCGCGTTCACGACCTTCGGCACCTGCGGTGTCAAGGTCTGGATCTTCAAAGGCGAGATCCTCGAGCACGATCCGATGGCCCAGGACAAGAGAATGGCCGAAGGCGAGACCGGCGGCGGTGGTGATCGCGGTGGCCGTGGGCGCCGTGACAACGCTGCGGCCTGA
- the rplE gene encoding 50S ribosomal protein L5, translating to MAEVAYTPRLRAEYDAKIRTEMTEKFGYENVMQVPRLDKVVLNMGVGDSVNDRKKAENAAAELTLIAGQKAIVTYSRIAIATFKLRENQPIGCKVTLRKARMYEFIDRLVTVALPRVRDFRGLNPKSFDGRGNYSLGLKEHIIFPEIDFDKVTEARGMDITVCTTAKTDDEARALLTAFNFPFRQ from the coding sequence ATGGCTGAGGTCGCTTACACGCCGCGCCTGCGCGCGGAATATGACGCGAAGATCCGGACGGAAATGACCGAGAAGTTCGGTTATGAGAACGTCATGCAGGTTCCGCGTCTGGACAAGGTCGTGCTGAACATGGGCGTTGGCGACTCCGTCAACGACCGTAAGAAGGCCGAGAACGCCGCCGCTGAGTTGACGCTGATCGCCGGCCAGAAGGCGATCGTGACCTATTCGCGTATCGCGATCGCGACCTTCAAGCTGCGTGAGAACCAGCCGATCGGCTGCAAGGTCACGCTGCGCAAGGCCCGCATGTACGAGTTCATCGATCGCCTGGTGACGGTCGCGCTGCCGCGCGTCCGCGACTTCCGCGGCCTGAACCCGAAGAGCTTCGACGGCCGCGGCAACTACTCGCTCGGCCTCAAGGAACACATCATTTTCCCCGAGATCGACTTCGACAAGGTCACGGAAGCCCGCGGTATGGACATCACCGTCTGCACCACGGCCAAGACCGACGACGAGGCGAGGGCCTTGTTGACCGCTTTCAATTTCCCGTTCCGGCAGTGA
- the rplN gene encoding 50S ribosomal protein L14: MIQMQTNLDVADNSGARRVMCIKVLGGSKRRYATIGDIIVVSIKEAIPRGKVKKGDVMKAVVVRVRKDIRRADGSVIRFDRNAAVLINNQSEPVGTRIFGPVPRELRAKNHMKIISLAPEVL, translated from the coding sequence ATGATTCAGATGCAGACCAACCTCGACGTGGCCGACAATTCTGGCGCACGCCGTGTCATGTGTATCAAGGTGCTCGGAGGCTCCAAGCGCCGCTACGCCACGATCGGCGACATCATCGTCGTCTCGATCAAGGAAGCGATTCCGCGTGGCAAGGTGAAGAAGGGCGACGTGATGAAGGCCGTCGTGGTGCGCGTCCGCAAGGACATCCGCCGCGCCGACGGTTCGGTCATCCGCTTCGACCGCAACGCCGCCGTTCTGATCAACAACCAGTCCGAGCCGGTCGGCACCCGTATCTTCGGGCCCGTGCCGCGCGAGCTGCGCGCGAAGAACCACATGAAGATCATCTCGCTCGCGCCGGAGGTGCTGTGA
- the rpsN gene encoding 30S ribosomal protein S14, whose amino-acid sequence MAKKSSVEKNNRRKRMAKNAAPKRERLKAIIADKTLPMEERFAATLKLAEMPRNSSATRIRLRCELSGRSRSNYRKTKLSRIAMRDLGSKGMVPGLVKSSW is encoded by the coding sequence ATGGCAAAGAAGAGTTCAGTCGAGAAGAACAACCGGCGCAAGCGGATGGCGAAGAACGCCGCCCCGAAGCGCGAGCGGTTGAAGGCGATCATCGCCGACAAGACGCTGCCGATGGAGGAGCGGTTCGCCGCCACCCTGAAGCTTGCGGAAATGCCGCGCAACTCGTCGGCGACCCGCATCCGTCTGCGTTGCGAGCTGTCGGGCCGTTCGCGCTCGAACTACCGCAAGACCAAACTGTCTCGCATCGCGATGCGCGACCTTGGCTCCAAGGGCATGGTCCCGGGCCTCGTGAAGTCCAGCTGGTAA